One window of Bacillus alkalicellulosilyticus genomic DNA carries:
- a CDS encoding nucleotidyltransferase domain-containing protein, with translation MREHIINVIKQIEEDYNIKILFACESGSRAWGFPSKDSDYDVRFIYIHQPNWYLSIDQKRDVIEIPARESISIPIDPLLDLSGWELTKALKLFRKSNPALLEWLTSTIVYYHSYSTYDQMRELDKKIFSPTSCLYHYLNMAKGNFREYLQGSQVKIKKYFYVLRPILAAKWIEKYNEIPPIEFQELLQDILPSGEVNEAVSILLKRKIAGEELNLETRVDVINEFLNKEIDHLETYAKQLNIDIPDPTMELDQLFRNTLKEVWPQELAKLL, from the coding sequence CACATTATAAATGTAATAAAACAAATTGAAGAAGATTATAACATCAAGATATTATTTGCTTGTGAATCTGGAAGTAGAGCATGGGGGTTCCCTTCGAAAGACAGTGATTATGATGTCCGGTTTATTTATATCCATCAACCAAACTGGTATTTGTCAATTGACCAAAAAAGAGATGTTATCGAAATCCCTGCTAGGGAATCTATCTCAATTCCAATTGACCCCTTGTTAGACCTAAGCGGGTGGGAATTAACTAAGGCTCTTAAACTATTTAGAAAATCAAACCCCGCGCTTTTAGAATGGCTTACATCAACTATTGTTTATTACCACTCCTATTCAACATATGATCAAATGAGAGAACTAGACAAAAAGATATTTTCCCCAACATCTTGTTTATACCATTATTTAAATATGGCAAAGGGTAATTTTCGCGAATATCTACAAGGAAGCCAAGTGAAAATAAAAAAATACTTTTATGTACTTCGTCCAATCTTAGCTGCAAAGTGGATTGAAAAATATAATGAAATCCCACCAATAGAATTCCAAGAATTACTTCAAGATATACTGCCCTCTGGAGAAGTAAACGAAGCTGTATCTATATTATTAAAACGAAAGATAGCCGGTGAAGAGCTAAATCTAGAAACAAGGGTGGATGTTATAAACGAGTTTCTAAATAAAGAAATTGATCATTTAGAAACCTATGCAAAGCAGTTGAACATTGATATACCTGACCCAACGATGGAACTTGACCAATTATTTAGGAACACATTAAAAGAAGTATGGCCGCAAGAACTCGCTAAACTACTGTGA
- a CDS encoding sensor domain-containing diguanylate cyclase, which produces MSYQAAADLLQLANQLFKDKILFLGRTTEATFTVIKTTNDDVNIPIFDNKTIPLKETYCHQIYFGNAESIIINDATLHPVTENLAITKKLHIRSYIDVPIHYKNGEVFGTICAIDSKPSTFTENDIEILERFSKLFSYVIELEKKVKYDVLTELYNRRFLYDNFDFITTEGTLMLLDMDGFKSVNDTFGHDVGDLVLKEVANILRKLEIPFPIRLGGDEFVLLFPNVIDTENVERMATTVLKYLSNWSNFEYPVKVSASLGISRFFEESNDLSTILKKADAAMYLAKVKGKNRYEFYKQCSLDKETSKQ; this is translated from the coding sequence ATGTCATATCAAGCGGCAGCTGATTTACTACAACTAGCAAACCAGCTTTTTAAAGATAAAATACTTTTTTTAGGTAGAACAACGGAGGCAACATTTACCGTTATTAAGACGACGAATGATGACGTAAACATTCCAATTTTTGATAACAAAACAATTCCTTTAAAAGAAACATATTGTCATCAAATATACTTTGGAAACGCTGAGTCGATAATAATTAATGATGCGACATTACATCCGGTAACAGAGAATCTAGCAATTACGAAAAAGTTACATATTCGTTCTTATATAGATGTACCTATTCACTATAAAAATGGTGAGGTTTTTGGGACGATTTGTGCGATTGACTCGAAACCTTCTACCTTTACAGAAAATGATATTGAAATATTAGAGAGGTTCTCGAAGCTATTTTCGTATGTTATTGAGTTAGAGAAAAAGGTGAAGTATGATGTGTTAACTGAACTTTATAATCGTAGATTCCTTTATGATAATTTTGATTTTATTACAACTGAAGGTACATTGATGCTTCTAGATATGGATGGGTTTAAAAGTGTAAATGATACTTTCGGCCATGATGTAGGTGACCTAGTGTTAAAAGAGGTAGCAAACATACTTAGAAAGCTAGAGATACCATTTCCAATACGATTAGGTGGGGACGAATTTGTTCTGCTTTTTCCGAATGTGATAGATACTGAGAACGTGGAAAGAATGGCAACTACGGTGCTGAAGTACTTGTCAAATTGGAGCAATTTTGAATATCCTGTAAAAGTTTCAGCAAGCCTCGGAATTTCCCGCTTTTTTGAAGAAAGCAACGACTTGAGTACAATCTTAAAAAAAGCAGATGCTGCGATGTATCTTGCAAAGGTAAAAGGAAAAAATCGATATGAATTTTACAAGCAATGTTCTTTGGATAAGGAGACTTCAAAACAATAG
- a CDS encoding PD-(D/E)XK nuclease family protein codes for MNIRDLFELENDATFQKLNQQVNSFNTLKILKLENHEIRHSNILAWLLNPKENHSLRDYFLRKLVEHLILIEENSQNPLYDTVSEILNHSLMDSYVYREVKTDKNRYIDLVIVNQQLKTIILIENKFYTTESKNQLDDYLSYIHDTFTDFTIIPIYLTLDGEKPSNSHYFMLTYERIESILDTTLMLYKDQIGDNVCKFIEDYNQILKERFYPIQNQRIQAIDVYRNHKPTIDTLFEETSLLHKQLQFEPGYQFEFMMKYKNTIQYIFKHGQNILAYSFEQFIKQHFDESILCQAHPTTPYLLPLEWQPIEKIPVREPGYWLGKGLVIWFDQTNDSRLRLIVEVGPMEYTGRLWFLEQLEKFGFSIKESSKLEKSRYTRFYSQKIDVNKWDDLDELAQAMADLYFSEEFTRVRKQVTAILNHENPVSEPVQELVKEIPQQQTTDKERKRTVQQAFIKWTESMSISETHYRVSSSNLSYKLPFFDEFKEKLGETREKWWWDNGPFLCWIKIQPDSLYFVLEVGPIEADKRVRLMELLQEKGINFIKRALSLEAKYNRIHSETVSIQGLSEPELVEAFHRLFKNDELQDILRKLKEVYDDVISKLE; via the coding sequence ATGAACATTAGAGATTTATTTGAGCTTGAGAATGACGCTACTTTTCAAAAACTGAATCAGCAGGTAAACTCATTCAACACGTTAAAGATTTTAAAGCTAGAAAATCATGAAATTCGCCATTCTAATATATTGGCTTGGTTGCTTAACCCGAAAGAAAATCATAGTTTACGCGACTATTTTTTACGGAAGCTCGTGGAACACCTTATCCTAATCGAAGAAAACAGCCAAAACCCGCTATATGACACAGTCAGTGAAATCCTGAATCACTCTCTCATGGACAGCTATGTCTACCGAGAAGTGAAGACGGATAAAAATCGATATATCGATTTGGTTATTGTGAATCAACAATTAAAAACGATTATCTTGATTGAAAATAAGTTCTATACAACCGAATCAAAAAATCAATTAGATGACTATTTGAGCTATATTCACGATACGTTTACTGATTTTACGATTATTCCTATTTACTTAACTCTCGATGGTGAGAAGCCTTCCAATTCACACTATTTCATGCTGACGTATGAACGGATTGAGTCGATTTTAGATACGACACTCATGCTTTATAAGGACCAGATTGGCGACAATGTGTGTAAGTTCATTGAAGATTACAATCAAATCTTAAAAGAACGGTTTTATCCGATTCAAAACCAAAGGATCCAAGCAATCGATGTATATCGCAATCATAAACCGACAATCGATACTCTATTTGAAGAAACATCGCTTCTTCATAAACAGCTACAGTTTGAACCAGGGTATCAATTTGAGTTCATGATGAAGTATAAAAATACGATTCAGTACATTTTCAAACACGGCCAAAATATTTTAGCTTATAGCTTCGAACAGTTCATAAAACAACATTTTGACGAATCGATACTTTGTCAGGCACACCCTACTACTCCTTATCTTCTCCCACTGGAGTGGCAGCCCATTGAAAAAATCCCTGTTCGAGAACCTGGATATTGGCTAGGAAAAGGGCTAGTTATTTGGTTTGACCAAACGAATGATAGCCGTTTGCGCCTCATCGTTGAAGTAGGACCAATGGAGTATACTGGACGACTTTGGTTTCTTGAGCAATTAGAGAAGTTTGGTTTTTCGATCAAAGAAAGCTCGAAACTGGAAAAGTCACGTTATACCCGATTTTACTCACAAAAAATCGACGTAAACAAATGGGATGACTTGGATGAATTGGCCCAAGCCATGGCTGATTTATACTTTAGCGAGGAATTTACGCGAGTACGCAAACAAGTAACAGCCATCTTAAATCATGAAAACCCTGTAAGTGAACCGGTACAAGAACTAGTAAAAGAAATTCCACAACAACAAACAACGGATAAAGAAAGAAAAAGAACAGTCCAACAAGCCTTTATAAAATGGACTGAATCAATGAGCATTTCAGAAACACATTACCGCGTTTCTTCAAGCAATCTATCTTACAAGTTACCATTTTTCGATGAATTCAAAGAAAAACTCGGAGAAACTCGTGAAAAATGGTGGTGGGATAATGGTCCTTTTTTATGTTGGATAAAAATTCAGCCTGACTCCCTTTACTTTGTACTAGAGGTTGGACCAATCGAAGCCGATAAACGGGTAAGGCTTATGGAATTACTTCAAGAAAAAGGAATCAATTTTATCAAAAGAGCACTATCATTGGAAGCTAAATATAACCGCATTCACTCTGAAACGGTATCCATACAAGGCTTATCAGAACCAGAGCTAGTCGAAGCATTTCACCGGTTATTCAAAAACGATGAACTACAAGACATTTTAAGAAAATTGAAAGAAGTGTACGATGATGTTATAAGTAAGCTTGAATAA
- a CDS encoding NAD(P)-dependent oxidoreductase, whose protein sequence is MKVLVLGASGATGKLVVRQLVKRQINCRVLIRESAVLPDELQGNSFVEIVVGNVNELSDFEMTNLVSGCNVIISCLGHNVTLKGMFGKPRNLVLDAVKRISETIHNKANPKVKLILMGTTGYTNTTEGEKNSTGEKFVHLLLRFLPPHQDNIKAANYLITEIGEKTEHMEWVIVRPDTLVNHEEESPYEVFPSPIRSPLFNAGKTSRINVSQFMTELVTIDERWNEWRYKTPVLYNTSSLT, encoded by the coding sequence ATGAAGGTTCTAGTCCTTGGAGCAAGTGGCGCCACCGGTAAACTAGTTGTCAGACAATTAGTGAAAAGACAAATCAACTGTCGAGTACTGATTAGAGAAAGTGCAGTTCTTCCTGATGAGCTACAAGGAAATTCATTTGTAGAAATAGTGGTGGGCAATGTAAATGAGTTGTCTGATTTTGAAATGACCAACCTTGTAAGTGGATGTAATGTCATCATCTCTTGTCTTGGTCACAATGTCACTCTTAAAGGAATGTTTGGAAAGCCTCGTAATCTAGTGCTGGACGCCGTAAAAAGAATAAGTGAGACCATTCATAACAAGGCTAACCCAAAAGTTAAGCTTATACTTATGGGTACAACTGGTTATACGAATACTACCGAAGGAGAAAAAAACTCTACGGGTGAAAAATTCGTACATCTTCTGTTACGGTTCCTACCTCCTCATCAAGATAACATCAAAGCTGCTAATTATTTGATTACTGAAATTGGTGAAAAGACCGAACATATGGAATGGGTAATCGTACGGCCGGATACCTTAGTTAATCATGAAGAAGAGAGTCCATATGAAGTGTTTCCATCTCCTATTAGAAGTCCCCTGTTTAATGCAGGCAAAACTAGCAGAATCAATGTAAGTCAGTTTATGACTGAACTAGTAACGATTGATGAAAGATGGAATGAATGGCGGTATAAAACGCCAGTGCTTTATAACACATCATCATTGACATAG
- a CDS encoding LURP-one-related/scramblase family protein, whose amino-acid sequence MKELYIKQKVFSLSGKFTVKDQEQNDVYYVEGSFMKLPKTFSIMNSDRKEVALITKKMLSFLPKFFVEVNGREMVMIKKEFSFFKARYTIDAAGIEVRGNWWDMNFQLFQHGEVVGKVSKQWFTWGDSYKVEILNEEMETIIIALVIAIDCVKADEATAANSAT is encoded by the coding sequence ATGAAAGAACTATATATAAAACAGAAGGTATTCAGCTTAAGTGGCAAATTTACGGTAAAGGACCAAGAGCAAAACGATGTTTATTACGTGGAAGGAAGCTTTATGAAACTTCCTAAGACCTTCTCTATTATGAATTCTGATAGAAAAGAAGTTGCGCTTATCACGAAAAAGATGCTCAGCTTTTTGCCGAAGTTTTTTGTTGAAGTAAATGGTCGAGAAATGGTGATGATTAAGAAGGAGTTTTCATTCTTCAAAGCGCGTTATACGATTGATGCAGCAGGTATCGAAGTGCGTGGCAATTGGTGGGACATGAATTTTCAATTATTTCAGCATGGTGAAGTTGTCGGTAAAGTAAGCAAGCAATGGTTCACATGGGGAGATAGTTACAAGGTTGAAATCCTAAATGAAGAGATGGAAACTATCATTATTGCTCTAGTTATTGCAATTGATTGTGTGAAGGCGGACGAAGCGACAGCTGCTAACTCAGCAACATAA
- a CDS encoding VanZ family protein: MRYAVAMTIFFTLLMMSINLSYEVFKLKDSSQSIDSIYKEDPNLLFLLDPGSSFYQTYSIEAEPPYLPARKLAHFFVFGFLALLIYVLLPGETLWKRGWLAFISASIVGALDEMHQYYLVNRSGRLLDVVINLVGTLTFILLVTIGMLLFILGQKLIWILRRKEDAEKDIA; the protein is encoded by the coding sequence ATGAGGTACGCAGTAGCAATGACCATTTTCTTCACACTTTTGATGATGAGCATTAATCTTTCCTATGAAGTTTTTAAACTTAAAGATAGTTCCCAATCCATTGATTCCATTTACAAGGAAGATCCTAATCTATTGTTTTTGTTAGACCCGGGCAGTTCTTTTTATCAAACTTATTCTATCGAGGCAGAACCTCCCTACTTACCAGCACGGAAGCTTGCTCACTTTTTCGTTTTTGGTTTTTTAGCTTTACTTATTTATGTATTGTTACCGGGAGAGACTTTGTGGAAAAGAGGATGGCTAGCTTTTATCTCGGCTAGTATTGTTGGTGCTTTGGATGAAATGCATCAATATTACCTTGTGAACAGGAGTGGACGGCTTCTTGATGTTGTTATTAACCTAGTAGGAACTTTGACCTTTATTCTTCTAGTCACAATCGGAATGCTATTATTTATCTTGGGACAAAAGCTAATATGGATTTTAAGGAGGAAGGAGGATGCTGAAAAGGATATTGCATAA
- a CDS encoding Fic family protein: MDSYFQDAVSKSLKKQNYLKGLKKQEFAQKAAALFAEVNAVHPFREGNGRAQREFFRCLALANGYTLHWEFITEEEMIQASKQSAIGSIAGLNNIFERVIRVVPGTTRIDSNHIKTE; the protein is encoded by the coding sequence ATAGATTCTTATTTTCAAGATGCCGTTTCAAAAAGTTTAAAAAAACAAAATTACTTAAAAGGGCTTAAGAAACAGGAATTCGCCCAAAAAGCGGCTGCTCTATTTGCAGAAGTCAACGCCGTACATCCATTCCGCGAGGGCAATGGACGAGCTCAACGAGAATTCTTCCGATGCCTTGCCCTAGCAAATGGGTATACCCTCCACTGGGAATTCATAACTGAAGAAGAAATGATACAAGCCTCTAAACAATCAGCTATTGGCTCGATTGCTGGCCTTAACAATATTTTTGAGAGAGTCATTCGGGTGGTGCCTGGCACCACCCGAATCGACTCGAATCACATCAAAACGGAGTGA